GGGAATAGGAAAAAATGTTTGGAATGGACAAACTGAGCCCAAACCGCGTTGCATCGCGGTTTGGGGTTACCCGAAGGCGTACAAAGGTACGTCGAGAGGCGAAGTTTGTTCATAGCAAAAACGCATTTATCAAAAGAAAACGCGCAAAATTTTGCGCGTTTTCTTCATTTTGTATCTTTCTCGTGAGTTTGCACAAACTTTGTTTGCCTTTATACTCGCGTTTTTGCGATCCGGACTTTTTTTACATTCCCTTTTAGTTTATATTACCAATGAAACCCAGCATAACAATAACCACCAACCCATGCGAAACCAGTTGTGTTATAACTTCTACCTAACATTGCTTGGTCATGCGTATAAGAAACTTGCCATGTAGAAATAGCTTCATTAACAAGGTTACGATATGCTTCATCGTTAAATACATTTACATTTGAATATTCCTGATTTTTTTCCAATGGTTTTAGTTGCCAATTTTCATATTCATAAGGTTCTTTTAAAGCAATTTTAATTCCCCATTTTCCTGTCAACTCTTCATATGTTGTTTTTCTCAATTGCCCCCTTACTCCTTTATCAACCTTTGTTTCCCAAGGAATATTAAGATGTCCAATACTTCTTGTTGTAAATGCAATTTCATTATATCCACGCCCATGAATATACTCATCATATCCATTTTTTTGACCATATGAAGAATTGGGAATATATTGTGGAACAAATACCCTAAATGCTCCTGCCATTAATTTACTGCCATCTGACAATTCATAAACAAGTGCAGGGTCTACATTTTTTAAAAAATTTTTATTTTCAACTTCAAACATATGCATCCAACCCGAACTTACATAAGATAACTCTTTCATAGCAGCTTCTATTTCTGGGTGTTCCATTTGATTAAATGCTGCCCAAGCCATAATATCTGCATATGTTCCATCAAACACGACAGGTTTCATACCTTTACTTGCCCTATACTTATTTAATTCTTCTGTCCAATACTCACCAAGAACAGTACTTAAAACAGGAGTACCCATATCAGAATTATTTTTATTCTGAACTTTTTTATCCATTTTTGTCATATCTCTTTTGACACAATGAGCTGTTGAAGTACTATCATCATAATAAACTTGTGCACCTAAAAATTCAGCAACATATCTGAATGGTAGCATTGTTCTGCTATTTAAAATTACCGGGAAAACATCCTCTGGTAATTCATAAACATTTACTTTTGTAGCAATATTTTCACCATGTTCATATCTTGCAGTAACAAATTTATTAGAGCCAATCCGAAGATAGTGAACAAGTTTAGTATCTTTTCCTTCAATATACTTATTAACAATTTCCACAACACCATACTCTTGATTCCAATAAACTTCTGCACCTAAATTTTCTGCCAAAAATCTAACCGGAACATAAGTTCTATAAGTGTCCTCATCTAACACAGGTTTCTGGTCAGGGAAATTGATTTCAGTATCATTTACCGAAAGTTTAATATCTGAACTGCTCCAATTCGTTGCATAAACAGACATAACAGAAGATAGAGATAGTAAAACTACCAGTACAGTTGTTATAACTTTCTTCATTATAATTCCTCCATATCAGTTGTATAATATAGATAAAAAGTCCCCCAATAAACAGAACATAAAAAAGTATTATTTTATCAGGTGTGAAATGTACCAGTGTTGCAAGAATAGGCATGCGCTTCAATCTTTTCCATCACCTTTTTAAGCACTTCGCCAATGCTTTCCCGTATAACCAGGTCAGCAGTATCGTCGTAGCCCGTCTCGGACTTATTGATGATTACAATATATTTACCTCTGAAATACCGAACAAAGGAGGCGGCAGGATATACTGCCAGAGAAGTACCACCCACAATCAGCATATCGGCATTTCGGATATACTGCACAGCCGATTCCGCAACCCCGTCATACAGACTTTCACCATACAGAACAACTTTTGGCTTCATAACGCCTCCGCAGGCGCACTTGGGTACGTTTCCATCTTTAATTTCGGATAAAACTGCGTCCGCATCTCCCTTTTCACCACAGGAAGCACAGTAAAACTCCGATGCTGTGCCGTGCAATTCAATGACATTTCCGCTTCCCGCCTTTTGATGCAAGCCGTCTATATTTTGTGTGATAACCGCCTTAAGTTTTCCCATGTTTTCAAGCTTTGCCAGTGCCTTGTGGGCATGATTCGGCTCTGCCTCAATCACAAAATACTTTCTGTAAAAATCATAAAAGGTTTCGGTATTTTCAAAAAAGAAATCATGGCTCAGTATCTCCTCGGGTGGTACGCCATATTCCTTTACGGTATTGTAAAGACCGTCCTGACTGCGGTAATCTTTCACACCGCTCTCGGTGGACACACCCGCTCCGCCAAAGAAAACAATGCTTTCGCATTCCCGAAGCATATCTGAAAGCTTATTTAACATTTTTGCACCTCGTTTTCGGTTTTGTCAGCTCAAAGCTGTCAAACACCATGTTTTTTATGTCCGTTTCAGGGATGCTCCCGTCCAGAATAATAGAATTCCAATGCAGTTTATTCATGTGATAGGCAGGCACCACTGCTTCGTAGGTGCTTCGCCACATATGGGTAAGATTGGGGTCGCACTTGACATTGACCCATATATTCCCCATCCGCTCACAGATTGCGGCAAACATTTTTTTGTTGCCCTTGTGGCGCATCACCGTCCAGTTGGAATCGTGAAAGGGATAGTCCTCGTATGCACCTGCAAGCGACAGACAAAACGCTATCATTTCCTGTCTTGTTTTCATTGTATCCCCCATTTTAAATACTATATTTCTCCAAATCAATCCTGCCGTCCGCTTCAAAAACAATGCCTTCTTTTTCAAGCAACTGTCTTTGAACGCCCTCTCCGCCAAAGGCAAAGCCCGGTGCAACCTTGCCCTCACGATTGACCACTCTGTGGCACGGAATCGTCTCCGGCTCGGGGTTAACATGCAGCGCATAGCCCACAACCCTTGCCCATCGGGGATTCCCTGCAAGCAGTGCCACCTTTCCATAGGTCGCAACCCTGCCTTTCGGGATTCTTTTCACAACCTCATATATTTTTTCAAATGTATTCATCTTCGTTACCTATTTAAAATTATATAATGTATCTGTTTCTCTGTTTCTATATTCGTGCTTTTCGTAGTAGCCGATTAGACTGCCGTCATCATCACGAAGCGCAACCATATACACATCTTTATTTTCCTCGTCATTGCGATAGGTATAAATGATGTTGTTATCCTTGCTTTCTTTAAACCACGCAACCGCCTTGTCTATCATTTCATTGGCTTTTGGCGGATGGCAATCTTTAATGCTTTTGCCCGTCAAATCCTTATGATAACGCTCTATTGCTGACGGATTCATATAACAATGATATCTTCTATATCACAAACAACCACAGGGGCAAGGTCTTGGTCTAATACGCTTTTTAGTAATTTATTTAACATTGTGCCCTACAATCATTTTAAAATTGATGAACGAATTAGATGCAAATATTTTTAGCTAAATTTTGAGCTAAAGCTCAAAGCTAAATTATTCCGCTTCGCTCCATAGCTAAATTGTTTCTATTGAAACAGCTAAATTAAATTCGCTTTTAGCGTGCGAAGCACATTTAGCTGCCGTAGGCAATTTAGCTGAATAGATTTAACTCTGTTAAATCTATTCTACCACAAATTTAAAAAATTTTCAATAAAAACGGAAGTTTCTTTACGAAACTTCCGTTACAAATCGTTCTGTGATGCCTAAAAGTCTGTCATCCAAAAAGGAAAGTGCCGTTTCCTTCAAATCCTCGGGGATACCATAGAATGCTTCTGCCACAGCTCCTGCAATTGCCGCTAACGTATCGCTGTCACCGCCGATGGAAATGGCATTCCGAATCGTATCTTCAAAGCTTTCCGACTCAAAAAACGCCTGCATTTTTGTTATATCCTGTCTTATAATTTTAAGCGGCATTCAATCGCCTGCCTTTCCTTATTTTTTAGCCATTACACTTGCAAATTTTATAAAGATATGATATATTTATACATATTCATATTACCATACTCAAAAGAAAAAAGCAATACATGTGTTTTTAAGGAGAATTTACAGATGCAACGCACCACAGACATGACAAAGGGCAATCCCGCAAAGCTGATTTTAACCTTTGCGCTGCCGTTGATTATTGCCAATCTCGGGCAACAGTTTTACCAGATTACCGACGCTGCTATTGTAGGCAGAGGTGTCGGGGTAAAGGCACTTGCGGCAGTTGGCTCGACAGACTGGATTAACTGGCTGATTCTCTGGACCATCACCGGCTTTACCCAAGGCTTTTCCACCTTTCTCGCACGGCATTTCGGCAACAAAGATTATACCGCCTTAAACAAAACCTTGGCAACCTCGGTTACTTTGTGCCTGATTATCGGCGTTCTGCTTACTATTTTTGGCTTTTGGTGCGGACGCCCTCTTTTAAACATACTGGGGACACCGCTTGATATTATTGAAGATGCCGAAATCTATCTGCTTACCTTAATTGCCGGCACAGTCATTGTAACGGGCTACAACATGACCGCCTCGGTACTTCGGGCTTTGGGAGACGGGAAGTCTCCTTTAATTGCTATGGTCATTGCGGGAGTTTTAAACATCGGACTGGATTTGCTGTTTGTTATGGTGTTCGACTTAGGCGTATTCGGTGCGGCATTTGCATCAGTGCTGGCACAGCTTTTTTCCTTTTTGTACTGCCTGATTCAGATTCGCAAAATCGACTGCATTCATTTAACCCGTCAATCCTTTAAGGCAGAGTTTAAAAGAATTAAAGAGATGCTTTACTTCAGTCTGCCTCTTGCATTAGAATACATTGTTATTGCTTTGGGCGGTATTGTACTGCAGGCTGCCATCAATGCAGAGGGAAGCTTTTTTGTGGCAGGCTACACCGCAACCAACAAGCTCTACAGCTTGCTTGAAAGCTCGTCCATTTCTCTTGGCATTGCCTGCTCTACCTACTTTGCCCAGAACTTTGGCGCAAAGGAATTCAAACGCGTCCGTCAGGGGGTTAAAACCGGCACAATTCTTGCCATTTTGTTTTCGGTGGTTGTTTCGGTCATTGCCCTTGTCTTCGGCAAGCCCATGCTTTCCATGTTCCTGGATGTCACCAAAGAAGGCGGCACAGAAGCCATGGCGGTTGCATGGCGGTATTTGTTCTGTCTTGCCCTGTTCCTTTCGGTTTTATATCTGATTCACATTTACAGAAATGCCCTGCAAGCCATC
The Clostridia bacterium genome window above contains:
- a CDS encoding MATE family efflux transporter, producing MQRTTDMTKGNPAKLILTFALPLIIANLGQQFYQITDAAIVGRGVGVKALAAVGSTDWINWLILWTITGFTQGFSTFLARHFGNKDYTALNKTLATSVTLCLIIGVLLTIFGFWCGRPLLNILGTPLDIIEDAEIYLLTLIAGTVIVTGYNMTASVLRALGDGKSPLIAMVIAGVLNIGLDLLFVMVFDLGVFGAAFASVLAQLFSFLYCLIQIRKIDCIHLTRQSFKAEFKRIKEMLYFSLPLALEYIVIALGGIVLQAAINAEGSFFVAGYTATNKLYSLLESSSISLGIACSTYFAQNFGAKEFKRVRQGVKTGTILAILFSVVVSVIALVFGKPMLSMFLDVTKEGGTEAMAVAWRYLFCLALFLSVLYLIHIYRNALQAIGTSFWSMVSGFGELVVRVVFATVVIRYIGVEILYYIEPAAWIAALLLVIVPYFPYAKKALKNR
- a CDS encoding MGMT family protein, with translation MNTFEKIYEVVKRIPKGRVATYGKVALLAGNPRWARVVGYALHVNPEPETIPCHRVVNREGKVAPGFAFGGEGVQRQLLEKEGIVFEADGRIDLEKYSI
- a CDS encoding copper amine oxidase N-terminal domain-containing protein produces the protein MKKVITTVLVVLLSLSSVMSVYATNWSSSDIKLSVNDTEINFPDQKPVLDEDTYRTYVPVRFLAENLGAEVYWNQEYGVVEIVNKYIEGKDTKLVHYLRIGSNKFVTARYEHGENIATKVNVYELPEDVFPVILNSRTMLPFRYVAEFLGAQVYYDDSTSTAHCVKRDMTKMDKKVQNKNNSDMGTPVLSTVLGEYWTEELNKYRASKGMKPVVFDGTYADIMAWAAFNQMEHPEIEAAMKELSYVSSGWMHMFEVENKNFLKNVDPALVYELSDGSKLMAGAFRVFVPQYIPNSSYGQKNGYDEYIHGRGYNEIAFTTRSIGHLNIPWETKVDKGVRGQLRKTTYEELTGKWGIKIALKEPYEYENWQLKPLEKNQEYSNVNVFNDEAYRNLVNEAISTWQVSYTHDQAMLGRSYNTTGFAWVGGYCYAGFHW
- a CDS encoding MmcQ/YjbR family DNA-binding protein — encoded protein: MKTRQEMIAFCLSLAGAYEDYPFHDSNWTVMRHKGNKKMFAAICERMGNIWVNVKCDPNLTHMWRSTYEAVVPAYHMNKLHWNSIILDGSIPETDIKNMVFDSFELTKPKTRCKNVK
- a CDS encoding NAD-dependent protein deacylase codes for the protein MLNKLSDMLRECESIVFFGGAGVSTESGVKDYRSQDGLYNTVKEYGVPPEEILSHDFFFENTETFYDFYRKYFVIEAEPNHAHKALAKLENMGKLKAVITQNIDGLHQKAGSGNVIELHGTASEFYCASCGEKGDADAVLSEIKDGNVPKCACGGVMKPKVVLYGESLYDGVAESAVQYIRNADMLIVGGTSLAVYPAASFVRYFRGKYIVIINKSETGYDDTADLVIRESIGEVLKKVMEKIEAHAYSCNTGTFHT
- a CDS encoding ADP-ribosylglycohydrolase family protein — translated: MPLKIIRQDITKMQAFFESESFEDTIRNAISIGGDSDTLAAIAGAVAEAFYGIPEDLKETALSFLDDRLLGITERFVTEVS